The region ATACCATCCAAAGTACATATGCTTTAATCATGGGACTTGTTTCTATACGCTCTAGAGAACAACATCATCACGGATATAAcctgttttagcatggacattgccattgaagggttccaccattttgaagtagtcaactgtgTGGGGATTCCTATTAGTTGGGAACAATCAGCTATAGAAGACGAAGAAcatataaactcagaaaaaaaaaagaaacgtcctctcactgtcaactgcatttattttcagcaaacttaacatgtgtaaatatttgtatgaacatagcaagattcaacaactgagacataaactgaacaagttccacggacatgtgactaacagaaattgaataatgtgtccctgaacaaaggggggagggtaaaaattaaaagtaacagtcagtatctggtgtggccaacagctgcattaagtactgcagtgtatctcctcctcatggactgcaccagatttgccagttcttgctgtgagatgttaccccactcttccaccaaggcacctgcaagttcccggacatttctggggggaatggccctagccctcaccctccaatccaacaggtcccagacgtgctcaatgggattgagatccgggatcttcgctggccatggcagaacactgacattcctgtctccaggaaatcacgcacagaacgaacagtatggctggtggcattgtcatgccaggatgagcctgcaggaagagtaccacatgagggaggtggATGgcttccctgtaaagcacagtgttgagattgcctgtaatgacaacaagctcagtccgatgatgctgtgacacaccaccccagaccatgacggaccctccacctccaaatcgatcccgctccagagtgcaggcctcggtgtaatgctcattccttcgacgataaacgcaaatccgacccatcacccctggtgagacaaaaccgtgactcgtcagtgaagagcactttttgccactcctgtctggtccagcgacggtgggtttgtgcccataggtgacattgttgcccgtgatgtctggtgaggacctgccttacaacaggcctaaaagccctcagtccagcctctctcagcctattgaggacagtctgagcactgatggagggattgtgcgttcctggtgtaactcgggcagttgttgttgccatcatgtacctgtcccgcaggtgtgatgttcggatgtaccgatcctgtgcagttgttgttacacgtggtctgccactgcgaggacgatcagctgtccgtcctgtctccctgtagcgctgtcttaggtgtctcacagtacggacattgcaatttattgtcctcggccacatctgcagtcctcatgccttcttgcagcatgcctaaggcacgttcacgcagatgagcagggaccctgggcatctttcttttggtgtttttcagagtcagtagaaaggcctctttagtgtcctaagttttcataactgtgaccttaattgcctaccgtctgtaagctgttagtgtcttaacgaccattccacaggtcaaatcaaatcaaatcaaatttatttatatagcccttcgtacatcagctgatatctcaaagtgctgtacagaaacccagcctaaaaccccaaacagcaagcaatgcaggtgtagaagcatggtggctaggaaaaactccctagaaaggccaaaacctaggaagaaacctagagaggaaccaggctatgtggggtggccagtcctcttctggctgtgccgggtggagattataacagaacatggccaagatgttcaaatgttcataaatgaccagcatggtcgaataataataaggcagaacagttgaaactggagcagcagcacggtcaggtggactggggacagcaaggagtcatcatgtcaggtagtcctggggtatggtcctagggctcaggtcagttgaaactggagcagcagcacggccaggtggactggggacagcaaggagtcatcatgtcaggtagtcctggggcatggtcctagggctcaggtcctccgagagagagaaagaaagagagaaggagagaattagagaacgcacacttgcatgttcattaattgtttatggttcattgaacaagcatgggaaacagtgtttaaaccctttacaatgaagatctgtgaagttatttggatttttacaaaaaagtgacatttcttttttttgctgagtttagtactttaaaatggagatcatcacctgcaaaacaccagtctcaacgtcaacagtgaagaggcgagtcCGGGATGCTGgttttctaggcagagttgcaaagaaaaagccatatctcagactggccaatacaattaaaagattaagatgggcaaaataacacagacactggacagaggaacagaggaactgCCTACAAGGCCAGCATCATGGAGTCGCCGcttcattgttgacgttgagactggtgttttgcgggtactatttaatgcagctgccagttgaggacttgtgaggcatctgtttctcaaactagactctctaatgtacttgtcctcttgctcagttgtgcactggggcctcccgctcctctttctattctggttagagccagtttgcgctgttctgtgaagggagtattacacagcgttgtacgagatcttcagtttcttggcagtttctcgcatggaatagccttaatttcttagaacaagaatagactgatgagtttcagaagaaagttaattgattctggccattttaagcctgtaatcaaacccacaaatgctgatgctccagatactcaactagtctaaagaaggccagtttttttgcttctttaatcagcacaacagttttcagctgtgcttacataattgcaaaagggttttctaatggtcAATTAGCCGTATTAAATGATAATAGTCATTTACGACtacaacaatagtcatttacgacattaacaatgtctacactgtatttctgatcaactttgatgttattttaatggacaaaaaatgtgcttttctttaaaaaacaaggacatttctaagtgacccaaaacttttgaatggacgtgtatgtgtatataaaatacagtaccagtcaaaagtttggacacacctactcattcaagggtttttctttattttttactattttcttcatcgtagaataatagtgatgacatcacaactatgtaataacacatggaatcatgtagtaaacaaaaaagtgttaaacaaataaaacatattttatatatgagattcttcaaagtagccaccctttgccttgatgacagctttgcacacttggcattctctcaaccagcttcatggggaatgcttttccaacagtcttgaaggagttcccacatatgctgagcacttgttggctgcttttccttcactctgcggtctaactcatcccaaaccatttcaattggtttgaggacgggtgattgtggaggccaggtctgatgcagctctccatccctctccttcttggtcaaatattccttacacagcctggagatgtgttttgggtcattgttctgttgaaaaacaatagcCGCATTAAGCGCAAacttgtggtagccatgctgattattGTGCCTTgacttctaaataaatcactgatagtctcaccagcaaagcacccccacaacatcacacctcctccatgcttcacggtgggaaccacacatacagaggacatccgttcacctactctgcgtctcagaaagacacggtggttggactcaaatttggactcgtcagaccaaaggacagatttccaccagtctaatgtccattgcttgtgtttcttggtccaatcaagtctcttcttattggtgtactttagtagtggtttctttgcagcaatttgaccatgaaggcctgattcacgcattctcctctgaacagttaatgttgagaggtgtctgttacttgaactctgcgaataatttatttgggctgcaatctgaggtgcagttaactctaatgaacttatcctctgcagcaggtaactctgggtcttcctttcctgtggcagtcctcctgagagccagtttcatcatagagcttgatgggttttgcaactgcacttgaagaaacattaacgtttctggattgactgaccttcatgtcataaagtaatgatggactgtcatttttctttgctgatttgagctgttcttgccataatatggacttggtcttttgccaaatagagctatcttctgtataccacccctacctagtcacaacacaacttattggctcaaacgcattaggaAGGATatcaattccacaaatgaacatttaacaaggcacacctgttaattgaaatgcattccaggtgactacctcgtgaagctggttgagagaatgccaagagtgtacaaagctgtcatcaaggcaaaaggtggttactttgaagaatctgaagtatagtacatgattccatgtgatatttcacagttttgatgtttttatactattttcaacattggagaaaaatgtaaaataaattaaaacccttgaatgttttttaaaaaggtgtgtccaaacttttgactcgagattatttcattttcaaataaccaaaaGTGAGAGGTTGTGATCTGAagaaagggaaaaaggccattcttgaacatgcgGTGAGAaattcttactaatctgctagagaaccagttcagatttaagtataacttttgtatgactaaGCCTTTAGTGAGCGatttaatgctttaatatttaataatttctgccctccgaattcatattcatttttAAATAGGCCCATTTAGTTTTGTGTTGCTTGCAGTTCCAAATACAATTGAATATTTTTTTGCTGCTCATATAATGACGTAAAATAAGATGCTAGGTGTAAGCAAGGCCATAAGCATATAGGTAAACTTGGATAGGACTAATATGttaaatcagggtgatttttcaaCAAATAGACagatattttcctttccatggttgCAAGAGCTTATCTCTTTTAgttaactttctattaaaatgtattgtagtgagaTAATTTCTTTCGGGATATGAATATTGAGTATGTTCACTTCACCATCATACCATTTTATTTGAAAAACTACACAggaatgtaaaagttgtatttttttaatgatctagttgtaacggttttcctcctcttctgaggaggagtaggaaggatcggaccaatatgcagcatggtacgtgtccatgttaatatttatttagactgaacacaaaataacaaGAGCATGACCAAAaactaaacagttctgtctggtgcagagacagaaaacaatcacccacactcAAAacgggaaaacaggctacctaagtatggctctcaatcagagacaacgatagacagctgcctctgattgagaaccataccaggccaaacacatagaaatacagaaacatagaacaacacatagaatgcccaaaaAGGAACTAAAGTCAGGACGTGACACTAGTACGTAACATAGTACACTTATCAGAATTTTGTTGTAATCCAGAAAGGTTTGAATAGTTGTCTAGATCGTCTATGAGGATGTGGAGGGACATTTGCCTCAATGCTGTCATATCCATGGCTTATTGCTAGTGTGGCTTTCAGTTAGTTACTTTTGGCAACCTACCCTGTGAGAGGGAATATCATCATATATTTCATCAAATCTGACTAACACTGCTTGCTATGAATTCTATTGGAGGGTGTTTGCATGTTTATGTAAAAATACACACCCCTGACTCTCACACAAAACCTATACACATTCCCATACAGTGCAATcgggaaagtattctgaccccttgaccttttccacattttgttacattacagccttattctaaaatgcattaaataagaatttcctcaatctacacaacaatgacaaagtgaaaacaggtttttagaaatgtttgcaaatgttttaaaaatatttacctaagtattcagaccctttgctatgttaatcaaaattgagctcaggtgcatcctgtttgcattgatcaaccttgagatgtttctacaaattggagtccacctgtcgtaaattaaattgattggacatgatttgtaaaaagcacacacctgtctatataaaggtcctacagttgacagtgcatgtcagagcaaaaaaacaagccatgaggtcaaagaaattgtccgtagagcaccgagacaggattgtgtcgagccacatatctgggaaaaggtaccaaaacatttctgcagcattgaaggtccccaagaacacagtggcctccgtcattcttaaatggaagacatttggaaccaccaagacttttcctagagctggccgcccggccaaaccaagcaatcgggggagaaggtccttggtcagggagatggccaagaacccgatggtcactctgacggagctccagagttcctctgtggagatgggagaaccttccagaagaacaaccatctctcctttattccaccaatcaggcctttatggtagagtggcgagacggaagccactctcagtaaaaggcacatgaccacccacttggagtttgccaaaaaggcacctaaaggaccatgaaaaccaagattgaacactttggcctgaatgccaatcgtcacatttggaggaaaccaggcacagctcatcacctggccaataccatccctacggtgaagcatgatggtggcagcatcatgctgtggggatgtttttcagtggcagggactgggagactagtcaggatcgagggaaaggtgaatggagcaaagtacagagagatccttgatgaaaacctgctgcagagcgctcaggacctcagactggggctaaggttcatcttccaacaggacaatgaccctaagcacacagccaagacaacgcaggagtggcttcgggacaagtctctgaatgtccttgagtggcccagccagagtctggacttgaacccgattgaacatctctggagacctgaatatagctgtgcaaagttgctccccatcaacctgacagagcttgaggatctgcagagaagaatggaagaaactccccaaatacagatgtgccaagcatgtagcgtcatacccaagaagactagaggctgtaattgctgccaaaggtgcttcaacaaagtactgagtaaaaagagtctgaataattatgaaaatttgatatttcaaaaacctgtttttgctttgtcattgaggtattgtgtgtagattgatgaggagaaaaaacaatttaatcaattttagaataaggctgaaacgtaacaaaatgtggaaaaagtgaagaggtctgaatacttccaaatgcactgtacactgCATAtacacctacacaaacacacacacacacacacacttctgcagTCATcatatactgctgctactctgttctttattttactctttatcatctatcctgatgcctagtcactttaccctgccttcatttGCATATCTACCTGAAATACtgtacctcatacccctgcacattgatctggtactggtattccctgtctGTATAttgctccattcttgtgtattttactcCTCGAGTTACCATTTTTtactataatttttttttttactctgcatcgttgggaagggctcgtaagcaagcatttcacagtaaagtctacacccatTGAAAATCgacgtatgtgacaaataagaatgtgatttgatttatccCAGGCCAGATTCACATTTCAAGCCTAAATCAAAAATGAACATTTCCAAAAGGtaacaaaaatatcaaaatacaGTCAACTTGATAATTTACATTCTTACCAACCATGAAAGAAACCTGCTAAACATGTTTGAATTTACCACCTGAAAATTACTTACTTACTGGCTGTTTACTAGCTCAATAACAACATGTTCATCCATTATCTTTCAGCAGGATCAAGAAAATTTAAGCCATTAGACAGTCATGGTCAAGGTGGGTAGCCCACGTCAAGAACTAGGGCATGTCAGTATGTCTACTATTGCTCTCTTTCTCAGATTCATTGGTTTAGAGAGAAGCACTTCTCCATGCCTGTCGGATCTGTTTCCATGGAGTCCCGAGAATGGAGGCAGTGATGAAGAAAAACACCAAGATGAGGCCCTTGGCCAGAGACAGGGAGTACGACTCACCTGGAGATAGAGGGGTGTAGGGAAAGAGTTAATCCTACTGTCATCATCCATTTAGCATATTTAATTAGTCACATTTTGGGACAGCAGAGTCTCACCTGTATAATACCTGGTGAGGGGGAAGGCAAGCTGGGGCCAGCACACATCGTTCCTGTCGCAGTCATACTCAGTAAAGTTAATCTGAAACCTGAAGGAGACCAGGGCAGAACCACATCAGAGTTTTATTCACTGCACTTACCAACTGTTCAACATCGTCAGGAAATCTTATACTGAGGCTATATTTAAATTCTCAGGCCTTTAGCCTTTCAGACTCACCTGGTTTTGGGTGGTCCTGTGTTGATGGAGATATCAGTGAAGGTGATGGAAGAGGTGACAGGGAAAGTCTGAATCCCAGTCGGCTCCAGACAGGGGTCACCCCCTCCACACTCAAACTTCCAAGTGGACACATGGTCACTGTGGAGAGGCAACACTCACATCAGAGACAGTGGAGTAAACAAGGAGGACTTTATTCAATCACACATCCAATCAATGCATTGTAATGGGCCCGTCCTGAGTATGAACAGAAGGTCAGCACAGACAGAAAGGAAAGATGTTTGTGATGGCAATGGACAGTGTTGTAGGCTGTTACCACATACCTGACTTCCACTGCTTGTATCTCCCGCTGAGGCAACCCCCCCACCACCTCTGTCACAATGCTCCTAACGTGGATGTGCCGGTGGGagggaatcccagaacatattccaataCCACCACCCACAGGCTGGTTGGAGTTCAGTTCTACAACTGTTGGTTATTCAGTGTGTTGGATACAGAAGTGCAATTGAAGCAAGCAACAAAGCCAAAATAATGAATTAATAGGGTGAATATTTTGGCTAATATTTAGATGAATTTAACAGTTAAAGTTTGAAAGGTTTCTACTCACAGCTAATGttcaaccagtcagtcaggttCAGAACATCTGGGTCTCCATTCCTCGCTATGTGTGTTGCTGTGCTCAGTGCCCTCTGAAGAGAGGCCACATTCTGACTAGCAgaggtaaaaaaaagaaaaaaaaggaggTCAAACATTTTACAGGAGACATGGATCCTTTCCATTTGCAGGCATGCAGCTGTAATTTGATCAACTCCAGAAATGctatttatctgtgtgtgtgtgtttcaagtttCTAAGTTGTATTATCGCATGCACAGTATGTGTAAAACAGTACGGGACACACTCTTTTTACACGACTTCGATACAAagattttcgtagcaggttaggagagcattttcgctaaccctaacccttttcttaaccttaacctcagtctcctaacctgctacgaaaaagtcGGTGTCGAAGTGGCgtgaaaatagtttttttgtgtaTCCAGTGACTCACCTAAGCAGGCTACATTGGGTCAGGTTCTGTAGGCTCACAGGTAACAGACATCCTGCAGTTGAATTCTCCCCAAATAGTACTATTCTCCCCTCAGAGGCACACAGTCCACTGCTTACTGAAAACAGAAATAGAAAAACATGAATACACATACACTAACAGGCCACAAGCCATCCAACAGCTGTAACTGCTGGTTCTCACAATAGTCTAATCAAAGTGCCTAAGCTAAAATATGTAATATATTTTTGATGTGTAGAGTTAAATAATTGAGACCTTTCAAAGCCGTTGATTTTTCAGTGCACTATCCATGGTACAAATACGACCGTTACCTGGCTTCCAAAGATTGACTGGGGTCCTCTGTATGACTGTTCCATTCCCCAAGGTGTCCACAATCCCACCAATCACAGGCCTGCCCACCTGGTAACCTGAGAGATTACACAAGGCTTTGTCTGTAAATCAGTGAAACTAGTCTCATCTTTTTATGTTGCACATTAAGATCCCCATTATGAAACGCTTAGAAAAAGTGTATTAGGTTGCACAAACCTGGGTTCCCCGAGTTGGGCTGAGCCAAAGCATCTCCATTCAGAAACACAACTGAATAGCTGGCTGTCAAACCCACTGTGAGAAACACATAAAAGCAGGACAATTATCTGTTAAATCATTAACAAACACAACGTCAGCGTTGATAAGGATAATTAATGATACTACAAATACCCAGTAATGCCCAGCATGTAAAAACTAAACAAAAGAGGCCCTTACCACTAGCAGAAAGGACATTCCCAAGTATGCGGGTTAGTGTGATATTTGTGAGACCATTCCCTTTCCAGAAGAATTTGTAATTTAAGGCCAAGGTCACATTTTCACACAGCAGTCTGCCATCTTCAGCCACAGGACTCGCGACAAAGGGCCTCAGATCAACAGCCATTTTATCTGTGACATCCACTGTGACCACACCTGAAATGTTTCCCCAATGACCACacaaagcaaatcaaatcaatcagaaAAAGTTGAAAAAGTAAGTAATTGTTCtgatcatagagagagagagagagtaccccCTTGGCCATCCCTGACTTGCACCCTCAGCTCAGTTGGTGTCGTCTGTAAGGGGGGTCCAGTTGGGCAGGAAAGGAGACGGGTCACACACTGCGCTTGGAAGTTTTTCAAAAATGCCACAGGGGCATTATCTACACACTGGCCAACCAGGGAGTTCTGAGGAATTAAGACATAAATTAGACATATCAGATGGCATAGACGACAAAACACTTTGCTTTGAGCCACAGAGACTTCTGACTgtacatttacaaacacacagtttaaacacagagagagagagagagagagagagagagagagagattcagacacACAAGTCTAACCTGAGGAATGGTGAAATACTGATCACTTATGGTGAAAATGGGATCCCCCTGCTGGTAGATATGTGTGGGCAGTGGAGCTGACAGCACTGGCTTTTGGAAAGATGGCCTGGGCTTTGGTGTGCTGGAGCACATATAGAAGAAGGCATAACACATATTAGGTTGATGCAGTAAAGGAGATATAGCAAAAACAAAAACTATATCAATTAAGATTGAAGTCTATGTTTATCAAGACAAAACTGTCTTAAGGAAATAGACGGCGCCTCACATTGTGTCCCCTTCATAAAAGAGTCCAAGGAAGGGATTGTTTTCAGGCAGGGAGATGACACAGAGAAATGGAAACCAATCAGGGGCATTTTCAGCAGACTGTGCAATGCACAGGTAATCAGGAACTGGAGAAACTTCCCCTCCAAAGGGCCCCGAAAGACACTGGCCCTGAAACAGCTTCAGGGCTTCAGGGGAACAGTCCTGGGGGAGACACATGACAGAAACACCATTACCTGATGGACAGACAAACATAATCAAAATGTCTACTCTAGCCACAGAGCAAGCAGATTAGTACGTGTAAAGATGGATGTAAATACCTTGTCACAGCAGCATCGCACATCACAGGCTCCCACAGTGAGGTCGCAGGAACAGGAGCCCAGGGGCCGGTACACTTGGTTGGGAATTACTGTTTTGTTGTCtgacaaaaataaaaaagcaCTATTAATAAAGGGGGACAACCAGACAAACAAAATATCTCTTGGATTGATTAAAGATACCTACTTTAAAAAGAGCCAGACTTACCAGACACAGGTTCAGTGGGAAACACCTGGGCATAGATTCTAGCCTGGATTAGCAGTGAAGCCTGCGATGTGTTccccagacaggcagacacacgtaGAGTCTCCAGCACACACAGTGGCTCAGGACAGCAGTCTGTGTCATTATTATTACCACACAGGAGCAGGCTGCGGTTCAGACTCAGCTGCACTCGCACTGTAGTCTGAcacacagggaaagagagaggttgcAGGGAGACAGCAATTAAGTGGCAAGAGTAATTTCCATGAAGAAAGTTCTGAATGGTGTCAATCATTTGGTGTCTTTGTGTGCAGACAAGACTATTTGGTTGCTAACAAAATATTTTATGTAAACTTAAACCATGAAAAATCAGCCCACTTGTGTGGTATGTGGTGCTGCTAAAAGGCCCGGTAGAGGTAGCAGTCATTTTTGGTAGCAGTGGTCAGGGGGGAGGgactcacagtgccatccgttttgtcactaaagcaccttataccacccaccactgcgacttgtatgctctagtcggctggccctcgctacatattcgtcgccagacccactggctccaggtcatctacaagtccatgctaggtaaagctccgccttatctcagctcactggtcacgatggcaacacccatccgtagcactcgctccagcaggtgtatctcactgatcatccctaaagccaacacctcatttggccgcctttcgttccagtactctgctgcctgtgactggaacgaattgcaaaaatcgctgaagttggagacttttatctccctcaccaacttcaaacatcagctatctgagcagctaaccgatcgctgcagctgtacatagtctattggtaaatagcccacccattttcacctacctcatccccatactgtttttatttatttatttttctgctcttttgcacaccaatatctctacctgtacatgaccatctgatcatttatcactccagtgttaatctgcaaaattttaattattcgcctacctcatgccttttgcacacattgtatatagactcccccctttgtttttctactgtgttattgacttgttaattgtttactccatgtgtaactctgtgttgtctgctcatactgctatgctttatcttggccaggtcgcagttgcaaatgagaacttgttctcaactagcctacctggttaaataaaggtgaaataaaaataaaataaataaataaactctgTCGTGCTAAAAAAACAGCTCCTGATAAGAGCAGTATGTCACACACTTACCTTGCCCACCAACTCCTGTGTGAGAACCCACTGTGTCAGATCTTCTGAGCATGATGGGGGTGGAAGGCGACCTGTCAAAATGAATCCACAAAATGCATGTCATTGCTTACAAAACCCATGCCATGGACAATGACAAGTGCTCACTGACAACACCATACAAGTAGCTTATTTACCTGGG is a window of Oncorhynchus mykiss isolate Arlee chromosome 11, USDA_OmykA_1.1, whole genome shotgun sequence DNA encoding:
- the tctn2 gene encoding tectonic-2 isoform X1; translation: MANILSARVLCRCAYILLIVLITDAKSNVAIPFLVFQPSYLVTSGPRLAAFLLGNTSGISLTLSSLSRSNPPGRLPPPSCSEDLTQWVLTQELVGKTTVRVQLSLNRSLLLCGNNNDTDCCPEPLCVLETLRVSACLGNTSQASLLIQARIYAQVFPTEPVSDNKTVIPNQVYRPLGSCSCDLTVGACDVRCCCDKDCSPEALKLFQGQCLSGPFGGEVSPVPDYLCIAQSAENAPDWFPFLCVISLPENNPFLGLFYEGDTITPKPRPSFQKPVLSAPLPTHIYQQGDPIFTISDQYFTIPQNSLVGQCVDNAPVAFLKNFQAQCVTRLLSCPTGPPLQTTPTELRVQVRDGQGGVVTVDVTDKMAVDLRPFVASPVAEDGRLLCENVTLALNYKFFWKGNGLTNITLTRILGNVLSASVGLTASYSVVFLNGDALAQPNSGNPGYQVGRPVIGGIVDTLGNGTVIQRTPVNLWKPVSSGLCASEGRIVLFGENSTAGCLLPVSLQNLTQCSLLSQNVASLQRALSTATHIARNGDPDVLNLTDWLNISFVELNSNQPVGGGIGICSGIPSHRHIHVRSIVTEVVGGLPQREIQAVEVSDHVSTWKFECGGGDPCLEPTGIQTFPVTSSITFTDISINTGPPKTRFQINFTEYDCDRNDVCWPQLAFPLTRYYTGESYSLSLAKGLILVFFFITASILGTPWKQIRQAWRSASL
- the tctn2 gene encoding tectonic-2 isoform X2; its protein translation is MANILSARVLCRCAYILLIVLITDAKSNVVFQPSYLVTSGPRLAAFLLGNTSGISLTLSSLSRSNPPGRLPPPSCSEDLTQWVLTQELVGKTTVRVQLSLNRSLLLCGNNNDTDCCPEPLCVLETLRVSACLGNTSQASLLIQARIYAQVFPTEPVSDNKTVIPNQVYRPLGSCSCDLTVGACDVRCCCDKDCSPEALKLFQGQCLSGPFGGEVSPVPDYLCIAQSAENAPDWFPFLCVISLPENNPFLGLFYEGDTITPKPRPSFQKPVLSAPLPTHIYQQGDPIFTISDQYFTIPQNSLVGQCVDNAPVAFLKNFQAQCVTRLLSCPTGPPLQTTPTELRVQVRDGQGGVVTVDVTDKMAVDLRPFVASPVAEDGRLLCENVTLALNYKFFWKGNGLTNITLTRILGNVLSASVGLTASYSVVFLNGDALAQPNSGNPGYQVGRPVIGGIVDTLGNGTVIQRTPVNLWKPVSSGLCASEGRIVLFGENSTAGCLLPVSLQNLTQCSLLSQNVASLQRALSTATHIARNGDPDVLNLTDWLNISFVELNSNQPVGGGIGICSGIPSHRHIHVRSIVTEVVGGLPQREIQAVEVSDHVSTWKFECGGGDPCLEPTGIQTFPVTSSITFTDISINTGPPKTRFQINFTEYDCDRNDVCWPQLAFPLTRYYTGESYSLSLAKGLILVFFFITASILGTPWKQIRQAWRSASL